One genomic segment of Ancylobacter sp. IITR112 includes these proteins:
- a CDS encoding phage antirepressor N-terminal domain-containing protein: protein MTTTKQLTQVEFHGDTLWATEIDGVIYVAVKVICDRLGIAWQKQLERIKRDIILAEGVTMMGVPSPGGVQETTLLRLDLVNGWLFGIEEGRVKDDETRNRVLIYKRECYRVLFEHFFGATAATRHPHDTNTLPAPHDAFLRGEPWAVSWMNSAVQVSSRIERMSGRAAAADYLRACGVPFLDRAPSAPRRSIDPSLDGPACLRRLLDAACRGSDLTVRGGLLDLFDGALAEHHPEIHQVLAASGVKTYRQDEELGVAIANRHPFLSNIFRDTPWAFDHARALMRLPGARRIGPLSFLRHSSRATFLSVGVIEDQPSEVPFLATA, encoded by the coding sequence ATGACCACGACGAAACAGCTCACCCAAGTGGAATTCCACGGCGACACGCTGTGGGCGACGGAAATCGACGGCGTGATCTATGTCGCCGTCAAAGTCATCTGCGACCGGCTCGGTATCGCCTGGCAGAAGCAGCTGGAGCGGATCAAGCGGGACATCATTCTGGCCGAAGGTGTAACCATGATGGGTGTACCTTCCCCCGGTGGCGTGCAGGAAACGACCCTTCTGCGCCTCGATCTGGTCAATGGCTGGCTGTTCGGCATCGAAGAGGGGCGCGTCAAGGACGACGAAACCCGAAATCGGGTGCTGATCTACAAGCGCGAGTGCTACCGCGTGCTGTTCGAGCACTTCTTCGGTGCGACGGCTGCGACAAGGCACCCCCATGATACGAACACCTTGCCCGCGCCGCATGACGCCTTCCTGCGCGGCGAGCCGTGGGCGGTGTCGTGGATGAACTCGGCGGTGCAGGTTTCCAGCCGCATCGAGCGCATGAGCGGGCGGGCGGCGGCGGCGGATTATCTGCGGGCCTGCGGTGTGCCCTTCCTCGACCGTGCGCCGAGCGCGCCCCGGCGGAGCATCGATCCGTCGCTGGACGGCCCGGCCTGCCTGCGCCGGCTGCTCGACGCCGCCTGCCGCGGCTCCGACCTGACGGTGCGCGGCGGGCTGCTCGACCTCTTCGACGGGGCGTTGGCCGAGCACCATCCCGAAATCCACCAGGTGCTGGCGGCCTCGGGCGTGAAAACCTACCGGCAGGATGAAGAGCTCGGCGTCGCCATCGCCAACCGGCATCCCTTTCTGAGCAACATCTTCCGCGACACGCCCTGGGCGTTCGATCACGCGCGGGCGCTAATGCGGCTACCGGGCGCGCGGCGGATCGGGCCGCTGAGCTTCCTGCGCCACTCGTCGCGGGCCACCTTCCTGTCGGTGGGCGTGATCGAGGATCAACCCTCGGAAGTGCCATTCCTCGCCACCGCGTGA
- a CDS encoding TRAP transporter large permease: MTSTMGLMFLGLFGMVLLNVPIAVALGMVAVVAIWATQGADMLPNVALVMFEGATNFPLLAIPLFILAGGIMNSSSISRRLINLASAMLGFIRGGLAMVTIGSSMFFAEISGSAVAGVAALGSLLIPAMKSRGYSKEFAAAISSSSASLAIILPPSIPMILYAVMAQVSVVKMFISGLLPGLLGGAGLALASWYYAVKNDFPVEQRFAWSRLVTAFREALWALMLPVIILGGIFGGFVTATEGAAVAVVAALFISIVVYRELSLTALYRALVDGALQTAVVMLLVASSALVGVFLTESRVPQALASSIAEFTTNPYLVLLLLNVLFLILGMFLHSAAAIILTVPIVLPLIQQVGIDPVHFGLVLTLNLAIGQQTPPVASVLIAACSIAKADIWQTTKANLGFLLVLLVVLMICTYVPWFALAPTQWFYGDPSIGVMPTN; this comes from the coding sequence ATGACCAGCACGATGGGTCTGATGTTCCTCGGCCTGTTCGGCATGGTGCTGCTGAACGTGCCGATCGCGGTCGCTCTCGGCATGGTGGCGGTGGTCGCCATCTGGGCGACGCAGGGCGCCGACATGCTGCCGAATGTGGCGCTGGTCATGTTCGAGGGCGCGACCAACTTCCCGTTGCTCGCCATTCCGCTGTTCATCCTGGCGGGCGGCATCATGAATTCGTCGTCGATCTCGCGGCGGCTGATCAATCTCGCCTCGGCGATGCTCGGCTTCATCCGTGGCGGCCTCGCCATGGTGACCATCGGCTCGTCCATGTTCTTCGCCGAGATTTCCGGCTCGGCCGTGGCCGGCGTCGCCGCCCTCGGCTCGCTGCTGATCCCGGCGATGAAGAGCCGGGGTTACAGCAAGGAGTTCGCGGCGGCCATCTCGTCCTCTTCGGCCAGCCTGGCGATCATCCTGCCGCCCTCCATCCCGATGATCCTTTATGCGGTGATGGCGCAGGTCTCGGTGGTGAAGATGTTCATCTCCGGCCTGCTGCCTGGCCTGCTCGGCGGCGCCGGCCTTGCTCTGGCGAGCTGGTACTATGCGGTGAAGAACGACTTCCCCGTCGAGCAGCGCTTCGCCTGGAGCCGGCTGGTGACAGCGTTCCGGGAAGCCCTGTGGGCGCTGATGCTGCCGGTCATCATCCTCGGCGGCATCTTCGGCGGCTTCGTCACCGCCACCGAGGGCGCGGCTGTGGCCGTGGTCGCGGCGCTGTTCATCTCCATCGTGGTCTATCGCGAGCTGAGCCTGACGGCGCTGTATCGCGCCCTGGTCGACGGCGCGCTGCAGACGGCGGTGGTGATGCTGCTGGTCGCCTCCTCGGCGCTGGTCGGCGTGTTCCTCACCGAGAGCCGGGTGCCGCAGGCGCTGGCGAGCTCGATCGCCGAGTTCACCACCAACCCCTATCTCGTGCTGCTGCTGCTGAACGTGCTGTTCCTCATTCTCGGCATGTTCCTGCATTCAGCCGCCGCGATCATCCTCACCGTCCCCATCGTCCTGCCGTTGATCCAGCAGGTCGGCATCGACCCCGTGCATTTCGGTCTGGTGCTGACGCTGAACCTCGCCATCGGCCAGCAGACCCCGCCGGTTGCCTCGGTGCTGATCGCCGCCTGCTCGATTGCCAAGGCGGACATATGGCAGACCACCAAGGCCAATCTCGGCTTCCTGTTGGTGCTGCTGGTGGTGCTGATGATCTGCACCTATGTTCCCTGGTTCGCACTGGCTCCGACCCAGTGGTTCTATGGCGACCCCTCCATCGGCGTCATGCCCACCAACTGA
- a CDS encoding alanine--glyoxylate aminotransferase family protein produces MSSNAARVAGRHFLQIPGPTPVPDRILRAMDMPTIDHRGPEFQKLGKRVLDGMKTIFKTANPVIIYPASGTGAWEAALANVLSPGDKVLMFETGHFATLWKNMAIKLGLHPEFIASDWRIGADAAAIEARLREDKDHDIKAVCVVHNETSTGCISLIPEVRKAIDAAGHPALLLVDTISSLASIDFRHDEWGVDVTVSGSQKGLMLPPGLSFNAISDKALAAAKKSTMPKLFWSWEEMLPHNEKGYFPYTPGTNLLYGLAEAIDMLHEEGLDNVFARHDRHAEATRRAVRAWGLEVLCRDPKYYSSSLTAVMMPEGHDADAFREKTLNHFDMSLGTGLTKLSGRVFRIGHLGDTNDLTILGALAGVEMGLSVAGVPHRQGGVQAAMDYLTDCARGTVGAAA; encoded by the coding sequence ATGTCCAGCAATGCCGCCCGGGTGGCGGGTCGTCATTTCCTGCAGATTCCGGGTCCCACCCCGGTGCCCGACCGCATCCTGCGCGCGATGGACATGCCGACCATCGACCATCGCGGGCCCGAGTTCCAGAAGCTCGGCAAGCGCGTGCTGGACGGCATGAAGACCATTTTCAAGACCGCGAACCCGGTCATCATTTATCCCGCGTCCGGCACCGGCGCGTGGGAAGCCGCACTCGCCAATGTGCTCTCGCCCGGCGACAAGGTGCTGATGTTCGAGACAGGCCATTTCGCCACGCTGTGGAAGAACATGGCGATCAAGCTCGGCCTGCACCCGGAATTCATCGCCTCCGACTGGCGCATCGGCGCCGATGCCGCCGCCATCGAGGCGCGGCTGCGCGAGGACAAGGACCACGACATCAAGGCGGTCTGCGTGGTCCATAACGAGACCTCGACCGGCTGCATCTCGCTGATCCCGGAGGTCCGCAAGGCCATCGACGCCGCCGGCCACCCGGCGCTGCTTCTGGTCGACACCATCTCCTCGCTGGCTTCGATCGACTTCCGCCACGATGAATGGGGCGTCGACGTCACCGTCTCCGGCTCGCAGAAGGGGCTGATGCTGCCGCCCGGCCTCTCCTTCAACGCCATTTCCGACAAGGCGCTGGCGGCGGCGAAGAAGTCGACCATGCCCAAGCTGTTCTGGTCGTGGGAGGAGATGCTCCCCCACAATGAGAAGGGCTATTTCCCCTACACGCCCGGCACCAACCTGCTCTACGGCCTCGCCGAGGCCATCGACATGCTGCACGAGGAGGGGCTCGACAACGTCTTTGCCCGCCACGACCGTCATGCCGAGGCCACCCGCCGCGCCGTGCGCGCCTGGGGCCTCGAAGTGCTCTGCCGCGATCCGAAATACTATTCGTCCTCGCTCACCGCCGTCATGATGCCCGAGGGCCATGACGCCGATGCCTTCCGCGAGAAGACGCTGAACCATTTCGACATGTCGCTCGGCACCGGCCTGACCAAACTGTCGGGCCGCGTCTTCCGCATCGGCCATCTCGGCGACACCAACGACCTTACCATTCTGGGCGCGCTGGCCGGCGTCGAGATGGGCCTGTCGGTTGCCGGTGTGCCGCACAGACAAGGCGGCGTGCAGGCGGCGATGGATTATCTCACTGACTGCGCCCGCGGGACTGTCGGCGCCGCCGCCTGA
- a CDS encoding TRAP transporter substrate-binding protein: MIRLTRIVSAIAGTLLLAATASAEPIEIKLGHVGEPGSLFDQTSQEFAKRANAKLGDKAHVAIYGSSQLGGDTELLKKLKLGTVDLALPSTVMTTVAPEFGLFEMPYLVKDRDHAAKIRDAIITPVLVPIAKDKGYEIIGVWENGIRHVTNNTRPINKPEDLKGIKLRVPQGVWRVRMFQAYGATPSPMALSEVFVALQTGVMDGQENPLAQIYPSRFQEVQKYLSLTGHVYTPAYLTAGRSWSKLPPDVQKALIETAVEMQPVALEIAAKLDDELLGKLKDAGMQVNEVDKTAFIEASKPVYEEFAKEVPGGQKLIDDSLALGKGS, from the coding sequence ATGATCCGCCTAACGCGAATCGTGTCGGCAATCGCCGGCACTCTCTTGCTTGCCGCGACGGCGTCGGCCGAGCCCATCGAGATCAAGCTCGGCCATGTCGGCGAGCCCGGCTCGCTGTTCGACCAGACCTCCCAGGAATTCGCCAAGCGCGCCAACGCCAAGCTCGGCGACAAGGCTCATGTCGCCATCTATGGCTCCAGCCAGCTCGGCGGCGACACCGAACTGCTCAAGAAGCTCAAGCTCGGCACCGTCGACCTTGCCCTCCCCTCGACCGTGATGACGACGGTTGCGCCGGAGTTCGGCCTGTTCGAGATGCCCTATCTGGTCAAGGACCGCGACCACGCGGCCAAGATCCGCGACGCCATCATCACCCCGGTGCTTGTGCCGATCGCCAAGGACAAGGGCTACGAGATCATCGGCGTGTGGGAAAACGGCATCCGCCACGTCACCAACAACACCCGGCCGATCAACAAGCCCGAGGACCTCAAGGGCATCAAGCTGCGCGTCCCGCAGGGCGTGTGGCGCGTGCGCATGTTCCAGGCCTATGGCGCGACGCCGAGCCCGATGGCGCTGTCGGAAGTCTTCGTCGCCCTGCAGACCGGCGTGATGGACGGCCAGGAGAACCCGCTGGCCCAGATCTACCCCTCGCGCTTCCAGGAAGTGCAGAAATATCTCTCGCTCACCGGCCATGTCTACACGCCCGCCTATCTCACCGCCGGCCGTAGCTGGTCGAAGCTGCCGCCCGACGTTCAGAAGGCGCTGATCGAGACCGCCGTCGAGATGCAGCCGGTGGCGCTGGAGATCGCCGCCAAGCTCGATGACGAGCTTCTCGGCAAGCTCAAGGATGCCGGCATGCAGGTGAACGAGGTCGACAAGACCGCCTTCATCGAAGCGTCGAAGCCGGTCTATGAGGAATTCGCGAAGGAAGTTCCCGGCGGCCAGAAGCTGATCGACGACTCCCTCGCCCTCGGCAAGGGCTCCTGA
- a CDS encoding GntR family transcriptional regulator: MPRRVRGKVEIRRMAMSDTAIIPRRSLHDELAAQLRDMLMRGDLKAGDKISEQALCQRFGVSRTPLREALKVLANEGLVILSPNRGASVARVSPDEVDELFPIMGAMEALAGEAACARASDADIARVQAMHEEMLVHYRAGDPAAYLRLNRRIHEAFFDLAGNHALTQLYQTLMVRIHAVRFVAQKSSERWREAVDDHEEMMAALKARDGVRLGAILKLHLRHKAAMVHESLEGTDSQAAE; encoded by the coding sequence ATGCCGCGCCGGGTGCGCGGCAAGGTGGAGATTCGCCGGATGGCGATGTCGGACACGGCCATCATTCCGCGCCGCAGCCTGCATGACGAGCTGGCCGCGCAGTTGCGCGACATGCTGATGCGCGGCGATCTGAAGGCCGGCGACAAGATCTCCGAACAGGCCCTGTGCCAGCGCTTCGGCGTCTCCCGCACACCGTTACGCGAGGCGCTGAAGGTGCTGGCCAATGAGGGGCTGGTGATCCTCTCCCCCAATCGCGGCGCCAGCGTCGCGCGCGTCTCGCCCGATGAGGTGGACGAGCTTTTCCCCATCATGGGGGCGATGGAAGCGCTGGCCGGCGAGGCCGCCTGTGCCCGCGCCAGCGATGCCGACATTGCGCGTGTGCAGGCGATGCATGAAGAGATGCTGGTGCATTACCGCGCCGGCGACCCGGCCGCCTATCTGCGCCTCAACCGCCGTATTCATGAGGCGTTCTTCGATCTCGCCGGCAATCACGCGCTGACCCAGCTCTACCAGACCCTGATGGTGCGCATCCACGCGGTGCGCTTCGTCGCGCAGAAGTCCAGCGAGCGCTGGCGCGAGGCGGTGGACGACCATGAGGAGATGATGGCCGCCCTGAAGGCACGCGACGGAGTCCGCCTCGGCGCCATCCTCAAGCTGCACCTGCGCCACAAGGCGGCGATGGTGCATGAATCGCTGGAAGGCACGGATTCGCAGGCAGCCGAGTAA
- a CDS encoding BA14K family protein produces the protein MKKLSIAIATAAMVITSSVMPAISAPFVPQPVAQSTSNIEPVQYRPGYRQGNRQGYRQGYRQGYRQGARRGYWRNGGRHYYNGYRGYNYYRPGYRQYNGWWFPAGAFAAGALIGGALGAAASQPSYSGTNAHVQWCANKYRSYRASDNTFQPYNGPRQQCVSPY, from the coding sequence ATGAAGAAGCTCTCTATTGCTATCGCGACGGCGGCAATGGTCATCACGTCGAGCGTGATGCCGGCGATATCCGCGCCGTTCGTTCCGCAGCCTGTCGCGCAGTCGACATCGAACATCGAACCGGTGCAGTACCGGCCGGGCTATCGCCAGGGCAATCGGCAGGGGTACCGCCAGGGCTACCGGCAGGGTTATCGCCAGGGCGCGCGGCGCGGTTACTGGCGCAATGGCGGACGCCATTACTACAATGGCTATCGCGGCTACAATTATTACCGCCCCGGCTATCGCCAGTATAATGGCTGGTGGTTCCCGGCCGGCGCCTTCGCCGCCGGTGCTCTGATCGGTGGTGCGCTGGGCGCGGCAGCGAGCCAGCCGAGCTATTCCGGCACCAACGCGCATGTCCAGTGGTGCGCGAACAAGTATCGCTCCTACCGGGCGTCGGACAATACGTTCCAGCCCTATAACGGCCCGCGCCAGCAGTGCGTCTCGCCCTACTGA
- a CDS encoding FAD-binding and (Fe-S)-binding domain-containing protein, whose amino-acid sequence MAARLTPGLERRLKAEVSGDVWFDRFNRGRYATDASFYQIMPLGVVVPRTTQEAERAIALARAEGIPVTPRGGGTSQCGQTINESLVIDGSKHLNRVLELDVANRRCVVEPGIVLDDLNRALKPHGLWFPVDVSTASRATIGGMAGNNSCGGRSLRYGTMRDNVLSIDAMLADGTKAHFGAVDHNLATLPSESPLAPLARDLFDLGAREADEVAARFPAVQRRVGGYNLDALVPRPQGTNLAHILVGSEGTLAYSTRIELKLWPLIGKKVIGACHFGSFYQAMDAAQHLVKLKPIAVELVDSTLLALASEIPMFQATLKQFVRGTPDAILLVEFAEDEAENERRLKLLDDTMGDLGFGWDREGARWGGVVSVREAGLQAAIADVRTSGLNIMMSMKQAGKPVSFVEDCAVPLLHLADYTARLTEVFEKNGTKGTWYAHASEGCLHVRPVLNLRLEKDVKAMRAIAEEAFAMVREYKGSHSGEHGDGIVRSEFHETMFGTRLVRAFEQVKDRFDPGGLYNPGKIVRAPKFDDRKLFRYAPDYKVAPIRAALDWSGYSGEGGGLQGAIEMCNNNGACRKAVGGVMCPSYRVTRDEKDVTRGRANTLRLAISGRLGPDALASDEMMETLKLCVSCKGCRRECPTGVDMAKMKIEALAARAKAKGISLHQRLVAYLPHYAGLAARVPWLLNLRDRLPGAAKFSEILAQFSARRSLPRWRADAFREDAVAFGPEGGREVVLFADTFNRWFEKENIVAALDVLTAAGYRVHMPRPVDGNRRALCCGRTFLSAGLVDEAKAEARRVVETYAPFVARGVPVVGLEPSCLLAFRDELPSMLPGEGTQTLAAHALLVEEFIAREIDAGRFDLPLAPLAEKALLHGHCHQKSFGAMGAVEKALRLVPGLQVETVESSCCGMAGAFGYHSETIDTSLAMAELSLLPAVRKAEPGTLIVADGTSCRHQIHDGAAREAVHVVQVLAQSLAAARAGAPARRLEAAE is encoded by the coding sequence ATGGCGGCACGGCTGACGCCCGGTCTGGAGCGGCGTCTGAAGGCGGAAGTCTCGGGAGATGTGTGGTTCGACCGCTTCAATCGCGGCCGCTATGCCACCGATGCCTCGTTCTACCAGATTATGCCGCTGGGCGTTGTCGTGCCACGCACCACGCAAGAGGCCGAGCGCGCCATCGCGCTGGCCCGGGCCGAGGGCATTCCCGTCACCCCGCGCGGCGGCGGCACCTCGCAATGCGGCCAGACGATCAACGAATCGCTCGTCATCGACGGCTCCAAGCATCTCAACCGCGTGCTGGAACTCGACGTGGCGAACCGGCGCTGCGTGGTCGAGCCGGGCATCGTGCTCGACGACCTCAACCGGGCGCTGAAGCCGCACGGTCTATGGTTCCCGGTGGACGTGTCGACCGCCAGCCGCGCCACCATTGGCGGCATGGCCGGCAATAATAGCTGCGGCGGCCGCTCGCTGCGCTACGGCACGATGCGCGACAATGTGCTGTCCATCGACGCCATGCTGGCCGACGGCACCAAGGCGCATTTCGGCGCGGTGGACCACAATCTCGCGACACTGCCATCGGAGTCGCCGCTGGCGCCTTTGGCGCGCGACCTGTTCGACCTCGGCGCGCGCGAGGCGGACGAAGTGGCGGCGCGCTTTCCCGCCGTGCAGCGGCGCGTCGGCGGCTACAATCTCGACGCGCTGGTGCCGCGGCCGCAGGGGACCAACCTCGCCCATATTCTCGTCGGTTCCGAGGGCACGCTCGCCTATTCGACGCGGATCGAGCTGAAGCTGTGGCCGCTGATCGGCAAGAAGGTCATCGGCGCCTGCCATTTCGGCAGCTTCTACCAAGCGATGGATGCCGCCCAGCATCTGGTGAAGCTGAAGCCCATCGCGGTCGAGCTGGTGGATTCCACCCTGCTGGCGCTGGCCAGCGAGATTCCGATGTTCCAGGCGACGCTGAAGCAGTTCGTGCGCGGCACGCCGGATGCGATCCTTCTGGTCGAGTTCGCGGAAGATGAGGCGGAGAATGAGCGCCGGCTGAAGCTGCTGGACGACACGATGGGCGATCTCGGCTTCGGCTGGGACCGCGAGGGCGCCCGCTGGGGCGGCGTGGTGAGCGTGCGCGAGGCCGGGCTGCAGGCGGCCATTGCCGATGTGCGCACCTCCGGCCTCAACATCATGATGTCGATGAAGCAGGCGGGAAAACCGGTCTCCTTCGTCGAGGACTGCGCCGTGCCGCTGCTGCATCTCGCCGACTACACGGCGCGGCTCACCGAGGTGTTCGAGAAGAACGGCACCAAGGGCACCTGGTACGCCCACGCCTCCGAGGGCTGCCTGCATGTGCGCCCGGTGCTGAACCTGCGGTTGGAGAAGGACGTGAAGGCGATGCGCGCCATCGCCGAGGAAGCCTTCGCCATGGTGCGCGAGTACAAGGGCTCGCATTCCGGCGAGCATGGCGACGGCATCGTGCGCTCGGAATTCCACGAGACGATGTTCGGCACCCGGCTGGTGCGCGCCTTCGAGCAGGTGAAGGACCGCTTCGACCCCGGCGGGCTCTACAATCCCGGCAAGATCGTCCGCGCGCCGAAATTCGACGATCGCAAACTGTTCCGCTACGCCCCGGACTACAAGGTGGCGCCGATCCGGGCCGCCCTCGACTGGTCCGGCTATTCCGGCGAGGGCGGCGGCCTGCAGGGCGCCATCGAGATGTGCAACAACAATGGCGCCTGCCGCAAGGCGGTGGGCGGCGTGATGTGCCCGAGCTACCGCGTCACCCGCGACGAGAAGGACGTGACGCGCGGGCGCGCCAACACGCTGCGTCTCGCCATTTCCGGCCGGCTCGGTCCCGACGCGCTCGCCTCCGACGAGATGATGGAGACGCTGAAGCTCTGCGTCTCCTGCAAGGGCTGCCGGCGGGAGTGCCCCACCGGCGTCGACATGGCCAAGATGAAAATCGAGGCGCTGGCGGCGCGGGCGAAGGCGAAGGGCATCAGCCTGCACCAGCGCCTTGTCGCCTATCTGCCCCATTATGCCGGCCTCGCCGCCCGCGTGCCGTGGCTGCTGAACCTGCGCGACCGGCTGCCAGGGGCGGCGAAGTTCTCGGAGATTCTGGCCCAGTTCAGCGCCCGCCGCTCTCTGCCGCGCTGGCGCGCCGACGCCTTCCGTGAAGATGCGGTGGCCTTCGGGCCGGAGGGCGGGCGCGAGGTGGTGCTGTTCGCCGACACCTTCAACCGCTGGTTCGAGAAAGAGAATATCGTCGCCGCGCTCGACGTGCTGACCGCGGCGGGCTACCGCGTGCACATGCCGCGTCCCGTCGACGGCAACCGCCGCGCCCTGTGCTGCGGGCGCACCTTCCTCTCGGCTGGGCTGGTGGATGAGGCGAAGGCCGAGGCGCGGCGGGTGGTGGAGACCTATGCCCCCTTCGTCGCGCGCGGCGTGCCGGTGGTGGGGCTGGAGCCGAGTTGCCTGCTCGCTTTCCGCGACGAACTCCCGTCGATGCTGCCGGGGGAGGGGACGCAGACGCTCGCCGCTCATGCGCTGCTGGTCGAGGAATTCATCGCCCGCGAGATCGACGCCGGCCGCTTCGACCTGCCGCTGGCGCCGCTGGCGGAGAAGGCGCTGCTGCACGGCCATTGCCACCAGAAGAGCTTCGGCGCCATGGGCGCGGTGGAGAAGGCGCTGCGCCTCGTGCCCGGGCTGCAGGTGGAGACGGTGGAATCGAGCTGCTGCGGCATGGCCGGGGCGTTCGGCTATCACAGCGAGACCATCGACACCTCGCTGGCCATGGCCGAACTCTCGCTGCTGCCGGCGGTACGCAAGGCGGAGCCGGGCACGCTGATCGTTGCCGATGGCACCTCCTGCCGCCACCAGATCCATGACGGCGCTGCGCGCGAGGCGGTGCATGTGGTGCAGGTGCTCGCGCAAAGCCTCGCGGCGGCACGCGCGGGAGCGCCGGCGCGCCGGCTGGAAGCGGCGGAGTAG
- a CDS encoding glycoside hydrolase family 108 protein, protein MAAEQFDEALKRVLVHEGGYVNHPADPGGATNKGVTQRVYDGWRRRQKKPLASVRHITATEVAAIYRFQYWDEIRADAMPPGVDYVLFDGAVNSGPSQSVKWLQRALGVVADGIVGAATLDALDRHRDHDALIADVLSRRLAMLENLRTWPTFGKGWSRRVAEVLKHGQAAAMGSVGPAPSWSKEGAQRARIEDIATAPAPIGGSAGAVAGGGSAAVILKQAQDTLQPMVGSGGWLDTIFAGLVVAGIVVAVGGAAYGICASRRNAKVAAVVSGEAKADLSALPSLGAAA, encoded by the coding sequence ATGGCAGCGGAGCAGTTCGACGAAGCGCTGAAGCGCGTGCTCGTCCATGAGGGCGGCTATGTGAACCATCCGGCCGACCCGGGCGGCGCCACCAACAAGGGCGTCACCCAGCGCGTTTATGACGGCTGGCGCCGGCGCCAAAAGAAGCCGCTGGCCAGCGTGCGGCACATCACCGCCACCGAAGTGGCGGCCATCTACCGCTTCCAGTACTGGGACGAAATCCGCGCCGACGCGATGCCGCCGGGCGTCGACTATGTGCTTTTCGACGGCGCCGTGAACTCCGGCCCCTCGCAGTCGGTGAAGTGGCTGCAGCGGGCGCTGGGCGTGGTGGCGGACGGCATTGTCGGCGCCGCGACGCTGGATGCGCTGGACCGCCACCGGGACCATGACGCACTGATCGCGGATGTTCTTTCCCGTCGTCTTGCCATGTTGGAAAACCTTCGCACCTGGCCGACTTTCGGCAAGGGCTGGTCGCGCCGCGTGGCCGAGGTGCTGAAACACGGGCAGGCTGCGGCCATGGGCAGCGTCGGGCCGGCGCCGAGCTGGTCGAAGGAAGGCGCGCAGCGCGCACGCATCGAGGACATCGCCACCGCGCCGGCGCCGATCGGCGGCTCGGCCGGCGCCGTCGCCGGCGGCGGCAGCGCGGCCGTCATCCTGAAGCAGGCGCAGGACACGCTGCAGCCGATGGTCGGCAGCGGCGGCTGGCTCGACACCATCTTCGCCGGCCTTGTCGTTGCCGGCATCGTGGTGGCCGTCGGCGGTGCCGCCTACGGCATTTGTGCCTCGCGCCGCAACGCGAAGGTGGCGGCCGTGGTGAGCGGCGAGGCGAAGGCGGACCTTTCCGCCCTGCCCAGCCTGGGAGCGGCGGCGTGA
- a CDS encoding heme-binding protein — protein MPALSLDAAQTILSTALGQCRAGNFKPMAVVVLDARGAVKAAASEDGTSLKRFEVAHGKAYGALSLGMGSRSIFKRAKEQAFFIASVTDVVGGALVPVPGGVLIRDTGGEIIGAVGISGDTSENDEAAASAGIAAAGFVADPGAD, from the coding sequence ATGCCCGCTCTCAGCCTCGACGCCGCCCAGACGATTCTCTCCACCGCGCTCGGCCAGTGCCGCGCCGGCAATTTCAAGCCGATGGCGGTGGTCGTGCTCGATGCCCGCGGCGCGGTGAAGGCGGCCGCCTCCGAAGACGGTACCAGCCTCAAGCGCTTCGAAGTGGCCCATGGCAAGGCCTATGGCGCTCTCTCCCTCGGCATGGGCTCGCGCTCGATCTTCAAGCGGGCGAAGGAGCAGGCCTTCTTCATTGCCTCGGTAACGGATGTGGTCGGCGGCGCGCTGGTGCCGGTGCCGGGCGGGGTGCTGATCCGCGACACTGGCGGCGAGATCATCGGCGCCGTCGGCATTTCCGGCGACACCTCCGAGAATGACGAGGCGGCGGCAAGCGCCGGCATCGCGGCGGCGGGCTTTGTCGCGGACCCCGGCGCGGACTGA
- a CDS encoding TRAP transporter small permease, which yields MLAIRRSYDRILEVIAALLMAALTGIIVIGFVFRAVGLSLVWYDEIASIGLCWLTYYGSALAALRGAHIGFPGIVNAFPPGLRVASTILAEVIVLAFFVILTVTGLEVLDILQGSTLVSLPNVSLVVTQSVIPITAVLFIIAELMRFPEVLAAARGAGFEDHELKEALETVHETPSAGGTPR from the coding sequence ATGCTCGCAATAAGAAGATCCTATGACCGGATCTTGGAAGTCATCGCCGCGCTGCTGATGGCGGCCCTGACCGGCATCATCGTTATCGGCTTCGTGTTCCGCGCCGTCGGTCTCTCCCTGGTCTGGTACGACGAGATCGCCTCGATCGGCCTGTGCTGGCTGACCTATTACGGCAGCGCCCTCGCCGCCCTGCGCGGCGCCCATATCGGCTTTCCCGGCATCGTCAACGCCTTCCCGCCGGGCCTGCGCGTGGCGAGCACCATTCTGGCCGAGGTGATCGTCCTCGCCTTCTTCGTCATCCTCACCGTGACCGGGCTTGAGGTGCTGGACATTCTGCAGGGCAGCACGCTGGTCTCGCTGCCGAATGTGTCGCTGGTCGTCACCCAGTCGGTGATCCCGATCACCGCCGTCCTGTTCATCATCGCCGAGCTGATGCGCTTTCCCGAAGTGCTGGCGGCCGCGCGCGGCGCCGGCTTCGAAGACCATGAGCTGAAGGAAGCGCTGGAAACCGTTCACGAGACCCCGTCCGCCGGAGGCACCCCCCGATGA